One region of Caldimonas thermodepolymerans genomic DNA includes:
- a CDS encoding DUF3540 domain-containing protein: MNPTSTSVPPRAPTAAEARWLTGTVAHCDADTCYVSLEREGRACEARRAFGCLVAPAVGDLVAVLCDEHGQHHVIAVLHRPVEAEATLSVPGRMVIEAPAGLAVRAGQGIELQADVLDGRVGEVRWWSRLMQLTGKELLVRTGLARLACSVADLVTQRSQVQAERSYRTIAATEHVRTRVLDVQAEQVVHLRARHTLVTAQQLTKLDGAQVHVG; this comes from the coding sequence ATGAATCCGACCTCCACCTCCGTCCCTCCCCGCGCCCCCACCGCCGCCGAGGCCCGCTGGCTCACCGGCACCGTGGCGCACTGCGATGCCGACACGTGCTACGTGAGCCTGGAGCGCGAGGGCCGGGCCTGCGAGGCGCGCCGCGCCTTCGGCTGCCTGGTCGCACCCGCCGTCGGCGACCTTGTCGCCGTGCTGTGCGACGAGCACGGGCAGCACCACGTCATCGCCGTGCTGCACCGTCCGGTCGAGGCCGAGGCGACGCTGAGCGTGCCGGGCCGCATGGTGATCGAGGCACCGGCCGGGCTGGCGGTGCGCGCGGGGCAGGGCATCGAGCTGCAGGCCGACGTGCTGGACGGGCGCGTGGGCGAGGTGCGCTGGTGGAGCCGGCTGATGCAGCTGACCGGCAAGGAACTGCTGGTGCGCACCGGGCTGGCGCGGCTGGCCTGCAGCGTCGCCGACCTGGTGACGCAGCGTTCGCAGGTGCAGGCCGAGCGCAGCTACCGCACGATCGCTGCGACCGAGCACGTGCGCACCCGCGTGCTGGACGTGCAGGCCGAGCAGGTCGTGCACCTGCGGGCACGCCACACGCTGGTGACGGCGCAGCAGCTGACCAAGCTCGACGGTGCCCAGGTGCACGTCGGCTGA
- a CDS encoding DUF4150 domain-containing protein — protein MFANTQMAGQSLAFPDVCLTPAPPGPPIPVPYPNIAMSPMAVGAAYNVLIDCMPAHNMGTVVPLTNGDNAGIGTGVASGMVMGQARHLTGAFTVLVGGKPATRLSSMSLQNGTNAPGCQIVPSQVKVLMLAP, from the coding sequence ATGTTCGCCAACACCCAGATGGCCGGCCAGAGCCTGGCGTTTCCCGACGTCTGCCTGACCCCGGCGCCGCCCGGGCCGCCGATCCCGGTCCCGTATCCCAACATCGCGATGTCGCCGATGGCCGTGGGCGCCGCCTACAACGTGCTGATCGACTGCATGCCGGCGCACAACATGGGCACCGTGGTGCCGCTGACCAACGGCGACAACGCCGGCATCGGCACGGGCGTGGCCTCGGGCATGGTGATGGGGCAGGCCCGGCATCTGACGGGGGCCTTCACCGTGCTGGTGGGCGGCAAGCCCGCCACGCGGCTGAGCAGCATGAGCCTGCAGAACGGCACCAACGCACCGGGTTGCCAGATCGTGCCCAGCCAGGTCAAGGTGTTGATGTTGGCGCCATGA